The window GCGGGGATGCAGCCCTCTGAAGGCGTCGACCAAGTCCCTGGAGGAAACAGTGAAAGTTCAGCAAGAAACAAATTTAGATTagagccgcgcagagtcctctgctgcctgtgAAGTGCGGGTGTCCGCTAGCAGCCTGCTAGCGAGGAtagaggaagaaggaaacggaCGCACCGCAGCGGCCATAACACGTTCAGCTCAAGCAAGAGGCTAGACATATGTACATGTAGGGAGGCAGAAGCGTCGTGCGATACACAAAAATAGAAATACACACAGATGAAGACATATGAAGACATATACACATAAAAagatagacagatacatAGACATATAGACTGAAAGGTCGAGGCATGGATCAATAGACATATATTACACAGAAAGATATACAAACAAAAATACGAACATACAAGTGAGTTGATGTGTGGCTGTGTGACTGCAGGGTGCGTGAAGCGAGGGAGATATCCTGAACaacgcggcgtcgcccggcatcccacacacacacatccGCGAACACGAGCGAACGGCATCCACAGCCTCTTCGTCATTGTGTGACTGGTGGCGTTGCGGGACAGACGCCGAAACGCATGCAGTTATCTCGCGACCAAACGCGTCGAGTTGTCCCCCGCGGGTCTCGCTCACCCAGCTTCGAGGATCTCCCtgaagcgcctgcgctcaGCATCTGTGCACCCGGCTTGACCGATATTCTCCTACAAAAATAAAATGTTCGCCATCCTCCTCGGAGGCGTATCGAGGCGATGAGCAGGGGCGGTGTGCAGAGTGTGGCTGCGGACGACCCCCCGCGCATAACGCTGGAAGTAGCCTCGCATTCATACATACGGCTGCGCAGCAAAAGGACGTCATAGCAGTTTTCCTTACGCGAACACCTTGTGCACGGACCTGTCCGTTGATGCAGGTCTACCCACTCTCATCTGCTCACGACCGTGCTCGGCCAGGCGCAAGGTTCGGAAAAAAGGGTGCTGTCGCAGAAAGCTGCTTAGACCTCTCAGCAAGTGGACACTCAACAGGCGGGGGAGCAAGAAGGCGACACGGTGGTGACTAAAGAAGCGGCAAGTGCTCTGAGACCTGCAGGACTGGCTAAAAAGGTAAACATGCAAAGAAAAGAGCCCTACAGGATCAATCGTCCCGTCGTCGTTCTCGTGGATGACCGAACGAAATCGCTCAGGATCAGAGAGGTCGATGTCCTCCGGAGCGCTGCacgcgcgaaaaaaacgcagacaTCCAGCACAAGCAACCACAACCCTAAGCCCTCAAAACGGGTGAACCCGAGGGGCCCGCAGCgtgtttccttctctctgcgttgcCTCCTGTGTGCCGGGCGCCCCCTTTCCCGCCCGTGTGTATATAAATTATTTTTTGAATTGAAGGCCTGTCTCGGACTGGCTGGTATCACTTGTGGAGATGCTTATGGGCAGCGGGAAAATAAGGAAATATTTGAAAATATCCGAGATCATGCCCTGGGAGCCTACCAATTGAGATCTCCGACCCAGATCAACGGTTTTTTCACTGCAAGCGCACAGGCGAAAGTCCACAGAAAAACAGACTTGCCTCTATAGACATACGAGAAGATTCTCTTTTAAAAAGACTTATGTGTCGACCCTATATACGCACTCTCGTCGTCTGAAACGCCCTGTTTGACGCGCTTCAGGGACGGCCTCTGTATGACGACAGAAATCCGCCGGGCACGTCCAGCGGGTGGCCTGTCTAGCGCTGGGCACATGCACTTATGCGTTTACATTTATAAAAATGACCATGTGTGAttagataaatatatacagTTTATGGACATGTGTGCGCTGATATATTCGTATAGACATTCACAGATATATTTATGCATGTATGAATATCGTGTAGAGAGACCTGCGTTGTGACGCTCGGGTGTGGTATAGAGCATccatgcgcaggcgcgccgaagcCTGCGTACGGAGTTAAAGGCCAGCCTAAATGATACAGGaatgcgccgcagcgagacagcATGTCGCCCACACATATCAAACTGCAGAATCAAAGCCAAAGATCCCCTGTGACACCCATACACTGGAAAAAGGACATCCCCCTCAGCCGTAcgtatgtacatatatatacacaagTAAATATATAGTTCTATGCATAGATGTGTGTGCATGGACTCACGTGGCTGTGTGTGTCGCAACGCATGAATGAGGAGACTTACGTCGCGTGACGAACTCGCGCATACGCTCATCCcacagccgccgcctctgaaACGATTTCTGTGTACCGCCGTTGTTGGGACTGTACCTGGAAAGAGGCAGACATAGCGAAACCCTCAACGCCAAACCTGGAAAGCGGCAGAAATAGGGAAACCCTAACCCCTAAACTGCGGGCCCGTAAGATCTAGAGCAGTCGCAGCATACGCGACGGAGGCCGACAGGCCGCGAAAACTGAGACGCAGAAAccttcgcagcgcctgcaggcgcgcatgcacctGCCGGTCCTGCAGAACAGTTTGCAGCGATCATGGGCCAGCCCCGCTACCGCCAGCAGGAACACATACTTTTGCATATTTCACAGCTGTCCACGTGTGACATGCATGCGACCACACTACACTGCAGCCCCAAACTACAGTACCACacatatccatatatatacatacatatatgtgcatTAATCTATATAGACAAGACAGAATCACATAGGTCGGAAGCTCGAAGGCGGCTAGGAACGAAAACGCAAGCAGGCGGGTGTGTTGAGGGCAACTTACGTtgcgaggacgcagaagggATCGAATTCAGCCAGAATGACGCGGCCTTCCTAATGGACGAAACCAGACAAGAATCCTCTTGGCGAGGTGACACACtagaaaaagagagacagccagATTTACAGGCAGATctgtagatagatagagaggTAGAGATGCACAGATTGATAGGCAGATATATAGATCGATAGACATATCGATAGACAGatggagaggcagcgagatGAAACGCACTGTCAGCATTGGCGAGGAAGGTGCTTTCCGAACAACCAGGCCAACAGCCCGCAACATGTCGAGCGACGCTACACAGGGGGAAGCGCATGCATATCTGACTCGGGCAAAAAACCCCAGTGAATTCGAACAAACGCAGGCATTATAGCCTGGGCTAGTGACAGTGACTCCAGCTACGAGGTGCAGAAAACAAAGTCCTCTAGGATTGCAGTTCTCCGCTAACACACTGGACTTCTTAAGACAGCTGAACGAGTTGCACGGCGCCactgaagacgcgcgaggccttctcCGTTCGCGACCGTCTCGCAGCAAACACCAGAGAACGCAGACGACTGAACGCAGGCCGGGCAGTTCAGCAACCGtagcgaggcgagcgaaacCTGGCGAATGAACAGACTTTTTTTAGCGACAAGAAACCCGCGCAGACTCACCGGATCATGCTGCTGCGCTGGCCATTCGCCCAGGCAAAGATTGTAGCGCACAGACCGGACCTTCGAAACAAAGACCAAACGAAGAAAGAAACAAAAAGAACGGGGACCTCACGCAGCCGGCGAGCCACGCGAGACGGGGGACGCACCTGGACACAGTGGGGCTCAggcgaaaagaaaaaacagcCTTCCCCAAGATGTGAAGCCTATGCATTTGCTCATTCAAGTCATCTATCTGGCAGGATCCCCCcctcgcggcttctctgGGAGCCACACCATTCGCCCTGTGACTTTTTGGCCTTTCCTGAAACGCGCGAAAAACTCAAACCAATATACGTCCATATACATGAACACAGGGACTATATACGCTGCTAATTAGTAGATCTAGACACACTCGCAGAGCTCGTTGCACCGTGCGACTCCAAGGCATGTCTCTGGTTAAACATGTACATACAAAGgcgtatatatgtgtatccGTATATATGCAGCAGACATTTGCCCTCGATTTGATGACTTCGAACGCACCTGGATGTCTTTTTTGATAAACATCATCTGCCCTGAAGACAGCACACGTGTAGAAACGCAGAGCGTCCTCATCCATACCCATCTTTTCTCCGCATCTCTGTCGCTTCCTTTGATATATTTAGGCTCACCTACCTCCATAGTTCGCGCTCGCCAAGACGAACTAGAAGCAGCTCCTGCCGAAAAAGCCTacctctcctcctctcccccccccccccccccccccccccccggccgcCACTGAAGAGTTCTTACCGCTGTAGCGCCAGTCGGCGAGGGAGATGAGGAGCTTGTGATGAGGCAGGAGTGCGCCGAGCGTCTCGGAaatctccttcgcctccacgctgCTGACCTTGTCGGACGACTTTATGCGCGAATGGTCACGCGGcatgccgtcgccgcgcttcgccccTGCCAGACAAACCAAATGCAAGAAATATACGCACACACTAAtccatatgtatatatatatacacgtacttatatttatatatatatatatatattcacatGTGTATGTTTGCAGATACGCGGAGGTGCACAGGCACGCAGTGGATACGGTAAGGACACAAACACGTGAAAGAGGAAAAGGTAACGCGCAGACACCCTCACGAAAGCATGTACTTGGAAGccagtatatatatgtgtacatatatacatgatatgtatatatatgtatacacattCGCAGCTATGGAAGGCTGGAAGCGTCTCATCGAAGCCGGCAAGATGGTCGAAGGCCAGCCCCTTACCAGGAGGTCCGTGGGCAGCAAGCTTGACTTCCTGGAAGCAAAGAATGTCCTGCGAAGTCAGCAAGGGAACACAAAGAAAACAAAACGTGAATGTCACGAGGCGAGGTCGCCAAGGTGCACGGGACGAGCGGCACCAGCGGCGAGCGGGGACGGTCGCGGGCGACCCGAGAGCCAGTCCGCTGAAcagcgaagaaagcggaaaaagagCAAGGGCAAACGAATCGCAAATGCCATCGAAAAAccttccgccgcggagtCGTGTTCGTAGCTGCtaggaaggcgcggaggctcgAGCGTCGCGCCTTCATCGACCCTACAACCTATGGAGGAAGAAACGAGAGACTCAGCACGGAAAGATGCGACGCAAAAGACCAGGGATGTCTGACTTCGAATACGTGACTCTCATCACAGTTCTGCTCCCAACAGAGAGAGCTCAACGCTGCCGCTGAGAGGGGGGCAAGCTGGGCGCCATACCGGCTCGGTTGTTTGGagaaagcgcgagaagaaaaaccaCTGCCGCGGGTCGCGCATGCGAGCGGCGAGACTGTTGACATTCCAGGTGACGATGCTCAGCGGTGCACTCCGTTTTTCCAGTTTTCTCTTCGCAGGTTGTTCCCCCGCATCGCAGGTCGTTTCCTGCTTACCCGCCACACTCTCTGGCTGCGGCACAGCGgaagcggacgcggcggagagcggcgatgcgagcgaggaggcagtcggcgcggcgggtgtCCCTTCCGCGGACATCTTggtgcgtcgtctcctctttAAAGGTCGCtcgggctctgcggcgcaggacgttgcatgcggcgccgccgaggcaggaAGTGGTGCGGGCAAAGAGGAAGTCGAACGCGACGCGTGGGGATACCCACGCGGCGCAAAGGCCGGATCAACGGAAAACTTAGAAGAAAACcgaggcgccagaggaggaggcgccgaagaggactCTGGATAGTCAGCAGCGAAAGTGCAGCCGCCGCAAGAAATCGGGCGAAGCTGTGGCAGAGACctccgaggagacagggaggAGAAAGACCTTTCAGAAAGACAGGACGTAGATAGCCGCGGCACGGGAGCcgccagagagcgagagagaagaatcGGCGCGCCTAACGAGGCACCCGAGCGAGGGTGGAGAAAAGACTGAAACTCgttgcagcggcggctgcagacaTGCACCCATACATCTGGCTTTTCCTGCAACGCAAGCGCGCGGCACGGTGTCGAACACACATGGACCAAggaagggaagaagaagccgagaGGCCGCATTGAGAAAAGCGTAAATCCTGGGCAAGAGGGACGCGAACCGAGTTCAATGACAGATGAGGAGCAGCGAGAGTCAGATAGAGGAGAAGAGCCAAAGACACCAAcctcgaggaagaaaacgagcgTGCCGAGAAGCTCGCGACTACGAAACACAAGAGGGAGAGGCCtacagaggcagacgaagaaggaagatTCACGAACGAGAAAAATCAAGACAGGAGAGTCCGATGATGGAACAAATGTGGGCGGAAATACTCCATTGGAGGGTAGACATCAGGAGACAACAGCAAATCTGCCATATGAAGTAGACGGGGGCATATAACAAAGAGAACGAGATGAAAAAGATCAGAAACTGGATTTGAGGGACGACGATAAAAGGCAGACGTGGAAGAGAGGGTTACGTGTGTACGgacggagagcggagagacacTCGGACACAGGCACAGGGTAATCGTAGGAACGGGCGGGCCCGCAGGAAACCAGAAAGCAAAGAAACAGACAGCGAAATGGATGGGTGGCCGCTTTTAGAACAGAAACGAGGCAACCCAACGCCTCGGAGTGTTGCACAGCGGAAACCTCTTTAGGCGTCCGAAGTAGAGACAGCGAGACACTGGAGTGCAACTTTGCGTGACTCGACGACGCAGCCTGAGAcggacgacgcagcggaaacgGGCACCGCAGTATCCTTAAAAGACCTTTTCTAGGAAACAAGAGTGTGCAGTGAGTCATTTACCTAGGAAATAGTCGAATATCTGTGTAAAAAACGTCTTCATCAACCGCTGAATCTCGCGCAGTACCGCAGCCAGCGAGCGCTGTGCGGAATCGTGTGTATGTAGACTCGACTCTGAAGCAGCAAGCAACgttcgcgctcgccagccgccttGCAAGGAAATTCTTTGCAGCGGAAACGAGGGAGAAACGTACCTCGGTACAGAAGCATGCTTGATGCGAGAAAGCATTCCCCCGTCTGCAGCTCGTGCAGCTGGCGAGCACCCTCCTTTTGTCTTACTCTGGTCCGGCTCACTGCCCGCCCGCTTGCATGCGGGTACAGCGCGCTATTCCGACTTCCCTTGCGTTGAGCCTCCGCACTCTCAGCTCAAGGGTGAAGCTGAGGATTATGGAAGTGTAAGGGCTGaacaagaagaagacgccttCTGGAAACatgcctcttctgcgctaCCCCTCGTTGCTGCAACCTTAATGCACGCTTACAGACGAAGAGCGCTCCTGAGCTGCATACGTATGTGAGCAAGAGATATTTCTTTGgacacatgcatgcgtcaTGGTACCTCAAGCTACACCCATGGCACGAACACGTAGTTCAAGTACTCTCAAAACTGCTGTAGATCGCCCATATAAACCAATGTAGGTACACAtgtccatatatatatatgtatatgtatatatatatatatatatatatatatatatatatatatatatatatatataccgtGATTGGGGCGAAAGCGCGGATCTCCGTCCCTGTAGACGCAGCATTCCTTCGTATTTCATGACAACCTAGTCTTCTTCTGCATGAACCCTGAAGGCTCGACGTTAGGCAGAAGGGCCTCCAGACTTCCATGGCTATATAACAAGCCTAATCAGAGATAACCGTACAAGtattacatatatatacatatgtatatatatatatatatatatatatatatgaacacAGCCATGTACTGCCTGTGGTGTCTAGAGAATGTCTGCATACGTGTCGCGGTGTTTCCTCGGCTCACGGGTTCCCGCCTTTTGCGCTAGCGGTTTTTTCTTAGCTGAATGTCAACAACGCTACCGCATGCGGTGCATCTCGTTGAAAGCGaaatatgcatatgcatataagGATAAATAAGAATACACATATCGCCAGATAATCAGCACTCAGTCTGGCAATGTTTCCGTCGAAACGTCGGGGagcggcggacgcagaggaatGGAAGAAATAAATTGAACATGGTGTTGATATCGTGTTCTACGGAAAACATACGTGCGTGAAACGGTGCATATATGGGCTCGAAAATGCATATGCTATATACGTCTTTGCAGACGCGTGCACGCTTCGCTTGCGAGAAATCCATACGCATATACACACATTTACATGTACAACGTGGACATCGACTGTGCTTGTGCTTGGCTACATATCTGACTACCTACATAACGGCTAAACTGCATGTggaggaaaacgaaacaCCCCTCTTCGGAGCCCAACGCgggccgcaggcggctgtgCTATCCTACAACAGACACTGTAAGAGGCCTGCAGAAGACGCTGCCTCTCGAAACAAAAAAAGCCCGTCCCCTTGGTCACATATAGTAGACACGCATACACCCCggcatacacacatacgtaTTCTGGCTACATGCATATCTGTAAATGTAGTGGAAATAAATGTACGCAAACAAGAGGCTCTCTCCCTGtgtcgaaaaaaaaagagggCAGATCAACGCTATACAAcgtgaagaaaaagaaggagcGCGACTCGAGAGCTACAAAAACACACGTCAGTGAACGTAACTGTGCGTAATTGTTTAAGACTCAGGGGCACATAGCAGACAGAACGAGCAGAGCCACACGCGCACCTGCAAGTGCGAAGCTCCCGCGGCTTTCCTCCCCTGCGTCCTCATCTCGAGGAACAAAAACCGAAGAAcgtcgcgctctccgcgacTCACGAGACCCACGCCAGCCTGCGAGCCGACCGAGGgaacgcgcatgcgcgcaggacatccgcgcatgcgcttcacGCAGacaaaggcgaagaagaaagcggaaaaGCGACAGACAGGGAAAACgtcgcagctcgcgctcagcgcgacaggcggcgcggaggaaggacAGCCAACGGCCGAGAGGTGAAGAGCGgacagcgaagaaaaagggaCCAAAGGCTGCTTAGGCCCCCTGAGCGCCTCGTTCGCTGGCGCTCCTTCGCTCGAATTTTCTCGATTCGGCTggccgcgaagcagaaagcgaaaaagACAGTCCACGCGCGAAGGAACGACAAAACGACGCGAAAACACAGAgccagacgaagaggcaaaAAAGCGTGCGGgaagcagcgaagcggaagacTATAAAACACATCCATAAAACAAAGACCTCAGACGCACCGGACCGACGCGGCCCTGGACGACAAAGACACGTACTCACTGACGCATCGAAACACGCACACGGCTGGCGAGCGTAAGCGAAAAcaagacagcggagacgcccccCCTTGTCTCACGCTCCCCTCCTCATAGAGATTCAAAACAAGAACTCTTCCCACGCCAAGGCTCttgggcgccgacgcgaacGCAACACGGCGGATGCACCCACGAACGAAGACCCTTCCATGCTCTCAACAGTGACGAACCCGACACAAAAAAATTCACGCGCGCCACAGAAAGCGGCCTTGCTGCCTTGCTCCCTTCTGCAACtacagagacagacacagtTGTTCGCTCCttcacacatgcatgcatatacatatatctaaATATATACGTACAGAGAAATGAAGGAGACGAGGGCTTGAGGCGGCCCGAAACGCGGCACGGGCGCCACGCAACGCGCACTTCTCACTTGTacgtctgcgcgtgtgctCACCACGCAGACACCCGACGCAGGTGCCTTGGACGTGTTGACTTTCGCCGTCTCTCACGCAGGCGTCTGCTCTTCGTTGAGGCCTGGCGCACAAGCTCCCTCTCTTTctggcggacggcgcgctgcgaccgagaagccgcagcgtctgcgtattagcgcctgcagcaagcatgcgcatgcgctgacGCACAGGCAGAGCATCCCCGGGGACACACACTGAGGCCACTTCGCAGCTCACGCTCACACCGgcgcgcgacagacagacagacgcggGAGTCGACAGACGATGGCTTaagaggcgctggagagcgtGAGCGCCGCCTGGGGCCCCTGCGACGGAAAGAACCGAAGCTGAACGGCCTGCTGcatcggcggcggcaggaaaggccgctgcgtctgcgtcgtgtCGAAAAGCGCCTGCCAGTGATCCGGATACTTCTGGCTCAGCCCTGAAAACACATCCGCAGGCATCCACAGGCGACGATGCAACGCCACGAGACACACTACCATCACGCagtccgcgcgctgcggacaTCCGTGGACTCAACGCCAGACGcacagcgagggagagacagatgGACAGAGGTTAAGGCCACGAAAGACCCTCTCAtcggccgctgcgccagcagcacgCTTACACGTTGCACACGACTTAAAAACGCATATAGAGATGCATATataacatatatacatataaatatgttTTATAATACTTATTCGGTAACCCATcgacgcggaggcacgcTCGATGATCACGGCCGACGCGCACACGCGTGCAGAGACTGCGAGACGTGCAGCATGGGGCCTAACATAGATCCACGCATAGATCTATTGTATATGAGATTAAGGCAACCGCAAGGCAGATtgaagcagagagacacgcagctTCGGTGGGCGTACCTTGAACGACAAGAGTGAATTTCTGGTTTAGTTTCTCGGGGCAAGGCTGAAAGGCGAGCATGCAGAAAACGAGCTCGTAGAGCGTGTCCTTGCAGCCTTCTGGGTTGATCTCAATCAACGAGCAGATACCTGAGGAGATAGAACAGACAAAAAACGCGTCAACTCAGTTCACAAGTTTAGGACGGGCACTCCACGGACCTACAGCGCGGCGACGTGGCGGACacgtcgagagagagagagagactgcggGACACGCGAGCGTCGCGCCACGCGGGGCCTCACGATTCTCGCGCGTTCCCcgaagcgccgcaggaggcctCTTGCCGAAAAACAACGCACATTCCGCGCAGCGAACTCCAGCGAGCACAACAATCTCGCACGCAGTCTGTGTGTGCCGCCACGAAGAGTTGCGGATGAGCGGTTTTCTGACaccttctccgcctgcggcgaaaGCCGCAGGTGAACTCGTGGAAGAGCCCGAATACAGGCATTCGACTGAGAGACAGACAACAGACTCTGCGCCAAACACGCACGCGAGCTCCGCAGCACTACTAACCATCAAAGCCATtggccttctcctcgtcgttcTTCGCGTGACGCATGATGATGCACCACTGCTGAAGGAAGTCGCTGAGATGCGGCGCAAGCTTTGCTGGGCATACGAGCGCCAGTCGTCCCTGCGAAACAGCGGAGAAAAGAGATTGACGCAGGCTTGTATAACCATTTAATGTAAGCAGAAGATGCGTAATGCAAGTAGAATGCAACGTACACAACGCAATATAAAACGCAATAGAAAGATTCGTTTTAATGGTACAGTCGTGTACGCTGGCAAGAGAAcgcccggcgcggcagagacagcacCGAACGGAaacgctcgcgccgccacccGCGCTCACGCGATTCGACAAACGCAacacgaaggcgagggaaTGTGCAAGCTCCACGCGCACACTCAAAACAAAGAAAACGCGAgatgcgcgacgcgcgagcagcgaagcgcgcccgcagagcgTGGAGACATTGACTATCTTACCAGAGAGATGCAGACGTTttgcagcagcgagcggtGCAACTCCGGGCAGTTGATGATGCCGATCAGCTTGGAGGCGATGCTGTCCACGTGCGGCTCGATGAactgcggctccgcgcgcagagccaACTCGCCGATCGCCCAGCCGGCGTTGTTTTGCACGCTCGTCGCGTGGTGCAACAGATGCTCAGACAGCTGACAAAAACAGAAAagcggcagagacgagcAGCTGATGAGTGAGGAACACACGCCGAGTCGCGCCCTGAGTCCAGGCGCCATCCTCTCGACACTCCGCCCCACATCTCCGGCTCAGCCTTCTGTCCTGTGCAGAATAATTGGGACTATCCCGTTACGTTAATGATActgcatttggtaatgggCTTTACATCTTAACTGCTATACATTTCAGCCCTCGCGGGAGGCGCCACTCTCCCACTGTCAACACACGGCACAACTCCTCCTGCAGCCTCTCGCGGTGTTCTCCAGACTCGCCACTGAGCAACCAATGTCTCATCCCCACCCCCCCTCGAGAAGGGCCGCATGTGCGCGACCTCAGGACAgcctcttttctttttttgttTTGGGAACTTACTATGGGCATGAGGACGGCGAGGTGGGGCTGGAGAAACTTGGCGCAGTGCTTTGAGAGGTCGCCGACGAGCGCGAAGGACGACTGGAGCATCCCCGCGGAGGGATCCTGGCAGCAGCGCTGAAGGAGTTGGAGGAAATTCAAATTCTGTTGCGCGAGCAAGTCGCACATCTTCGGTCCCAGCGCCTCCGTCACGCCGCTCAGGAGATCCAGGCACGACTCAATCAAATCCCGCGAGGGACGCTCCGCCTGCAGGAAGCAAAAAACCGTGTTCCAAAAGGGCTGCAGCGTGACGAGACGGGAGGCGAGGGCCGCAGAGAACGAACAGCCGCGAGGAATCCGAAACAACAGAGTTGCACCATCCCGATCAGCCGCTGAGAAAGTGAGAAAACGGCAAAAACACACTGCTCCACTCCAACTGCCGAAACTCACCACGCCTGttcatatatacatatatgcataaatacatatatgtatatatatgagagAGATATacttgtatatatatatatatatatatatatatatatatataaacccGCGATCTGGAAGCATGGCATACGACTGTGAATGAGGATGCAGCAAAGCGTCGATGCCAAGAGAGTAAAGGCGAGTGAAGAAAACGCACCTGCTCGCCCTTCTCGAAGCGGTCGACTTGCGTCAAGG is drawn from Besnoitia besnoiti strain Bb-Ger1 chromosome VI, whole genome shotgun sequence and contains these coding sequences:
- a CDS encoding exonuclease III APE (encoded by transcript BESB_068960); protein product: MRPLGFFFPSLVHVCSTPCRALALQEKPDVWVHVCSRRCNEFQSFLHPRSGASLGAPILLSRSLAAPVPRLSTSCLSERSFSSLSPRRSLPQLRPISCGGCTFAADYPESSSAPPPLAPRFSSKFSVDPAFAPRGYPHASRSTSSLPAPLPASAAPHATSCAAEPERPLKRRRRTKMSAEGTPAAPTASSLASPLSAASASAVPQPESVAGKQETTCDAGEQPAKRKLEKRSAPLSIVTWNVNSLAARMRDPRQWFFFSRFLQTTEPDILCFQEVKLAAHGPPGAKRGDGMPRDHSRIKSSDKVSSVEAKEISETLGALLPHHKLLISLADWRYSGQMMFIKKDIQVRSVRYNLCLGEWPAQQHDPEGRVILAEFDPFCVLATYSPNNGGTQKSFQRRRLWDERMREFVTRLKKPLIWVGDLNCAPEDIDLSDPERFRSVIHENDDGTIDPENIGQAGCTDAERRRFREILEAGDLVDAFRGLHPRTEPPPLESAEYSWRGFGGTGPRGMLRGLGMRLDHIVLTKPLMEAVELVRICGAGKSKSNFFGSDHCPVLVRLKEREVAELPAVYSETLCASATPPAAKKRREGALAGFFEKKRREQQKQPEKASEAIVVSDSSDSERRSEATKAV